A single Triticum dicoccoides isolate Atlit2015 ecotype Zavitan chromosome 2A, WEW_v2.0, whole genome shotgun sequence DNA region contains:
- the LOC119355433 gene encoding protection of telomeres protein 1b-like, producing MEASSSAAAEREGGAVPSMAGGEAEYVYLPIADALKTPGFRVCLFAAVIEIGAAFRSXXADFTLTLRIADQSRTSGISVTFFANNTALLPSVRSSGDIISLHNVVIKVLHGEFFVTIEKRFSSFALFGGMVSTEFRPYQISMKHQGTKHDNQILTQMRMWLVYHPPGLKDLELQLRNIKSDSTFDLVCKVLHVCEAPSGEWIFYVWDGTDTPATELQTLLDTEAVTPTPLHPEEAPLPREVLCTLPCVGTVLRVFSNRFSKEILHLQKDIYWARFCNITCKQEFGMWKGSLLPSSRIRLLSNEDGGVIERLKAYDGRFATQVHREPMASLHMASDITDVEFKRAGYTTLMESLTHGQVTHKFKTLVRVVAAYPCQGKELDSLLTGDYCLRLTLEDPTARIHAYVHKNDAVSFFGGFLTLAALTRKMNRLLGVPEPEDDAEEGIVGGGGRNPPWVWCCLKSYRLDKYDPWGSRRYRIFGTEIRD from the exons ATGGAGGCGTCGTCGTCAGCGGCGGCAGAGCGCGAGGGAGGCGCGGTTCCATCgatggcgggcggcgaggcggagtACGTGTACCTGCCTATCGCCGACGCCCTCAAGACCCCCGGCTTCCGGGTCTGTCTCTTCGCCGCCGTCATCGAGATCGGCGCCGCCTTCCGCAGCNNNN TTGCAGATTTCACTCTTACATTGAGGATAGCTGATCAATCACGTACATCTGGTATCTCCGTGACTTTCTTTGCCAACAACACTGCACTACTGCCGTCTGTTAGGTCAAGCGGCGATATCATCAGTCTCCATAATGTTGTG ATAAAAGTGCTTCATGGTGAATTCTTTGTAACTATTGAGAAAAGGTTTTCTTCGTTTGCACTATTTGGAGGGATGGTATCTACAGAGTTCAGGCCTTACCAGATTTCTATGAAACATCAAGGAACCAAACATGACAATCAAATTTTAACCCAGATGAGAATGTGGCTTGTGTATCATCCTCCAG GTCTGAAAGATCTTGAATTGCAGCTACGGAATATAAAGTCTGATTCTACTTTTGATCTTGTATGCAAG GTACTTCATGTCTGTGAAGCTCCCAGTGGCGAATGGATTTTTTATGTTTGGGATGGAACTGATACTCCTGCAACTGAGCTTCAGACACT TTTGGACACGGAAGCAGTTACACCAACCCCTCTGCATCCTGAAGAAGCGCCGCTACCCAGGGAGGTTCTATGCACACTGCCTTGTGTTGGAACTGTCCTGAGGGTATTCTCAAACAGATTTTCCAAGGAAATACTACACTTGCAAAAGGATATTTACTGGGCCCGGTTCTGCAATATTACTTGCAAACAGGAGTTTGGCATGTGGAAAGGCTCTTTGCTGCCTTCTAGTAGAATCCGTCTTTTATCTAATGAAGATGGCGGTGTCATTGAACGTTTGAA GGCGTACGATGGTCGTTTTGCCACCCAAGTTCATCGAGAGCCAATGGCTAGCCTCCACATGGCCTCTGATATTACTG ATGTGGAGTTCAAGAGAGCCGGTTACACGACATTAATGGAGTCGCTCACCCATGGACAG GTGACGCACAAATTCAAAACCCTGGTCCGTGTGGTGGCGGCATACCCTTGTCAAGGCAAAGAGCTGGATTCACTATTGACGGGTGATTATTGCCTTCGGCTGACTCTTGAGGATCCTACGGCGAGAATCCATGCATACGTCCACAAGAACGATGCG GTGAGCTTTTTCGGCGGTTTCCTCACGCTGGCGGCGCTGACCAGAAAGATGAACAGGCTGCTGGGCGTCCCGGAGCCAGAAGACGATGCCGAGGAAGGCATCGTCGGGGGCGGGGGCAGGAACCCTCCCTGGGTATGGTGCTGCCTGAAGTCGTACCGCCTGGACAAGTACGACCCCTGGGGCAGCCGACGGTATCGGATCTTCGGCACGGAGATCAGGGACTGA
- the LOC119355432 gene encoding indole-3-glycerol phosphate synthase, chloroplastic-like isoform X2 encodes MEALATAPAPSRPGPPPPTRCSHLRRPKALATSKLPRRVIAALHMDSPRAAPLRCTPAETTETAAAVEATELGNNGAPAPAADAPAASIEGLDGIKIRRRPVTGPSVHHVGPFQFRLENEGNTPRNILEKIVWNKDVEIWQMKEKMPLYRLKGPLDNAPPARDFVAALKASYDRTALPALIAEVKKGSPSRGVLRENFEPVEIAQAYEKNGAACLSVLTDSKFFQGSFDYLEAIRNAGVKCPLLCKEFIIDAWQLYYARSKGADAVLLIAAILPDRDISYMLKICKILGMAALVEVHDEREIDRVIGIDGIQLIGINNRNLETFEVDISNTKKLLEGERGQLIAQKDIIVVGESGLFTPDHVSFVQDAGVKAILVGESLIKQEDPGKAIAGLFGKDISPVSSAV; translated from the exons ATGGAGGCGCTCGCTACCGCACCCGCGCCGTCACGTCCAGGCCCCCCACCCCCGACCCGCTGCTCCCATCTCCGCCGCCCCAAAGCCCTAGCCACCTCCAAGCTCCCTCGCCGCGTCATCGCCGCCCTTCACATGGACAGCCCCCGCGCCGCGCCCCTTCGCTGCACTCCCGCCGAGACG accgagacggcggcggcggtcgaAGCCACCGAGCTGGGCAACAACGGGGCCCCGGCCCCGGCGGCGGACGCCCCCGCCGCCAGCATCGAGGGGCTGGACGGGATAAAGATCCGGAGGCGCCCGGTCACGGGCCCGTCCGTGCACCACGTGGGCCCCTTCCAGTTCCGCCTCGAGAACGAGGGCAACACGCCGCGCAACATCCTCGAGAAGATTGTCTGGAACAAGGACGTTGAGATTTGGCAG ATGAAGGAGAAAATGCCCCTGTACAGGCTGAAAGGTCCGCTGGACAATGCGCCTCCGGCCAGGGACTTTGTTGCTGCGCTGAAAGCGTCCTACGATCGGACTGCTCTGCCCGCTCTGATTGCGGAGGTGAAGAAGGGGTCGCCAAGCCGGGGGGTTCTTAGGGAGAATTTTGAACCG GTCGAGATCGCTCAAGCGTACGAGAAAAATGGAGCAGCATGCTTAAGTGTTCTTACAGATTCAAAATTCTTTCAG GGAAGTTTCGACTACTTGGAGGCTATACGCAATGCTGGAGTGAAG TGTCCTCTTCtgtgcaaagagttcatcattgacGCTTGGCAGCTTTACTATGCACGGTCTAAGGGAGCAGATGCTGTTCTTCTGATTGCCGCCATCTTACCTGATCGTGATATCAGTTATATGCTGAAAATATGCAAAATACTCGGGATGGCAGCTCTAGTTGAG GTGCATGATGAAAGGGAAATCGACCGTGTTATAGGGATAGATGGCATTCAGCTTATTGGCATCAATAACCGTAATCTTG AAACTTTTGAAGTTGACATTTCAAACACGAAAAAGCTTCTGGAGGGTGAACGGGGACAACTTATAGCCCAGAAGGACATAATT GTCGTAGGCGAATCTGGACTGTTCACGCCTGACCATGTTTCATTCGTTCAGGATGCCGGGGTCAAAGCG ATTCTTGTCGGGGAGTCCCTCATCAAGCAGGAGGACCCTGGGAAAGCAATCGCTGGGCTTTTCGGCAAAGACATCTCACCCGTCAGTAGTGCGGTGTAA
- the LOC119355432 gene encoding indole-3-glycerol phosphate synthase, chloroplastic-like isoform X1 → MEALATAPAPSRPGPPPPTRCSHLRRPKALATSKLPRRVIAALHMDSPRAAPLRCTPAETDAVATTSDQTETAAAVEATELGNNGAPAPAADAPAASIEGLDGIKIRRRPVTGPSVHHVGPFQFRLENEGNTPRNILEKIVWNKDVEIWQMKEKMPLYRLKGPLDNAPPARDFVAALKASYDRTALPALIAEVKKGSPSRGVLRENFEPVEIAQAYEKNGAACLSVLTDSKFFQGSFDYLEAIRNAGVKCPLLCKEFIIDAWQLYYARSKGADAVLLIAAILPDRDISYMLKICKILGMAALVEVHDEREIDRVIGIDGIQLIGINNRNLETFEVDISNTKKLLEGERGQLIAQKDIIVVGESGLFTPDHVSFVQDAGVKAILVGESLIKQEDPGKAIAGLFGKDISPVSSAV, encoded by the exons ATGGAGGCGCTCGCTACCGCACCCGCGCCGTCACGTCCAGGCCCCCCACCCCCGACCCGCTGCTCCCATCTCCGCCGCCCCAAAGCCCTAGCCACCTCCAAGCTCCCTCGCCGCGTCATCGCCGCCCTTCACATGGACAGCCCCCGCGCCGCGCCCCTTCGCTGCACTCCCGCCGAGACG GACGCGGTGGCGACGACCTCGGACCagaccgagacggcggcggcggtcgaAGCCACCGAGCTGGGCAACAACGGGGCCCCGGCCCCGGCGGCGGACGCCCCCGCCGCCAGCATCGAGGGGCTGGACGGGATAAAGATCCGGAGGCGCCCGGTCACGGGCCCGTCCGTGCACCACGTGGGCCCCTTCCAGTTCCGCCTCGAGAACGAGGGCAACACGCCGCGCAACATCCTCGAGAAGATTGTCTGGAACAAGGACGTTGAGATTTGGCAG ATGAAGGAGAAAATGCCCCTGTACAGGCTGAAAGGTCCGCTGGACAATGCGCCTCCGGCCAGGGACTTTGTTGCTGCGCTGAAAGCGTCCTACGATCGGACTGCTCTGCCCGCTCTGATTGCGGAGGTGAAGAAGGGGTCGCCAAGCCGGGGGGTTCTTAGGGAGAATTTTGAACCG GTCGAGATCGCTCAAGCGTACGAGAAAAATGGAGCAGCATGCTTAAGTGTTCTTACAGATTCAAAATTCTTTCAG GGAAGTTTCGACTACTTGGAGGCTATACGCAATGCTGGAGTGAAG TGTCCTCTTCtgtgcaaagagttcatcattgacGCTTGGCAGCTTTACTATGCACGGTCTAAGGGAGCAGATGCTGTTCTTCTGATTGCCGCCATCTTACCTGATCGTGATATCAGTTATATGCTGAAAATATGCAAAATACTCGGGATGGCAGCTCTAGTTGAG GTGCATGATGAAAGGGAAATCGACCGTGTTATAGGGATAGATGGCATTCAGCTTATTGGCATCAATAACCGTAATCTTG AAACTTTTGAAGTTGACATTTCAAACACGAAAAAGCTTCTGGAGGGTGAACGGGGACAACTTATAGCCCAGAAGGACATAATT GTCGTAGGCGAATCTGGACTGTTCACGCCTGACCATGTTTCATTCGTTCAGGATGCCGGGGTCAAAGCG ATTCTTGTCGGGGAGTCCCTCATCAAGCAGGAGGACCCTGGGAAAGCAATCGCTGGGCTTTTCGGCAAAGACATCTCACCCGTCAGTAGTGCGGTGTAA